The following proteins are encoded in a genomic region of Zea mays cultivar B73 chromosome 9, Zm-B73-REFERENCE-NAM-5.0, whole genome shotgun sequence:
- the LOC103639087 gene encoding putative B3 domain-containing protein Os10g0537100 → MEFTPAHAHARVVEDSERPRGGVAWVEKEHMFEKVVTPSDVGKLNRLVIPKQHAERYFPALDASSAAAAAAAAAAGGGKGLVLSFEDRAGKAWRFRYSYWNSSQSYVMTKGWSRFVKEKRLGAGDTVLFARGAGGARGRFFIDFRRRRQDLAFLQPTLASAQRLLPLPSVPICPWQDYGASAPAPNRHVLFLRPQVPAAVVLKSVPVHVAASAVEATMSKRVRLFGVNLDCPPDAEDSATVPRGRAASTTLLQLPSPSSSTSSSTAGKDVCCLDLGL, encoded by the coding sequence ATGGAGTTCACGCCCGCGCATGCGCATGCCCGTGTCGTTGAGGATTCCGAGAGGCCTCGCGGCGGCGTGGCCTGGGTGGAGAAGGAGCACATGTTCGAGAAGGTGGTCACCCCGAGCGACGTGGGGAAGCTCAATCGCCTGGTCATCCCAAAGCAGCACGCGGAGCGCTACTTCCCCGCGCTGGACGCCTCGtccgccgcggcggcggcggcggcagcagccgcGGGAGGCGGGAAGGGGCTGGTGCTCAGCTTCGAGGACCGGGCGGGGAAGGCGTGGCGCTTCCGCTACTCGTACTGGAACAGCAGCCAGAGCTACGTGATGACCAAAGGTTGGAGCCGCTTCGTGAAGGAGAAGCGCCTCGGTGCCGGGGACACAGTCTTGTTCGCGCGCGGCGCGGGCGGCGCGCGCGGCCGCTTCTTCATCGATTTCCGCCGCCGTCGCCAGGATCTCGCGTTCCTGCAGCCGACGCTGGCGTCTGCGCAGCGACTCCTGCCGCTGCCGTCGGTGCCCATCTGCCCGTGGCAGGACTACGGCGCCTCGGCTCCGGCGCCCAACCGGCACGTGCTGTTCCTGCGGCCGCAGGTGCCGGCCGCCGTAGTGCTCAAGTCGGTCCCCGTGCACGTTGCTGCATCCGCGGTGGAGGCGACCATGTCGAAGCGCGTCCGCCTGTTCGGGGTGAACCTCGACTGCCCGCCGGACGCCGAAGACAGCGCCACAGTCCCCCGGGGCCGGGCGGCGTCGACGACGCTTCTGCAACTGCCCTCGCCATCGTCGTCAACATCCTCCTCGACGGCAGGGAAGGACGTGTGCTGTTTGGATCTTGGACTGTGA